In one Conger conger chromosome 5, fConCon1.1, whole genome shotgun sequence genomic region, the following are encoded:
- the prox1a gene encoding prospero homeobox protein 1a, which yields MPDHESTALLSRQTKRRRVDIGVKRTLGTASLDFTRAKASIFSAMNPHGPEQEVECSVVQHADGEKSNVLRKLLKRANSYEDAMIPFPGATIISQLLKSNVAKNGGSDAGFPGSGLSSAGSEIHQEDACSNSSRESPRESLSPFGRPSVSQFDSERLSDEHLRAKRARVENIIRGMSHSPSVAARGAGGPEGDRDGPSQQLPPSPRESYYRENKRKQRLPQQQQQSFQQLVVTARKEQKHEERRQLKLQLEDMQKQLRQLQEKFYQVYDSTDSENDEDGDLSEDSLRSDGGDRRRRRQDPSTADRDRSDNEMSDLDPARFLDRARTLLHEQALMAEGEGDKPKREGPRGKGQGPPPSMHAEGKQLAETLKQELNTAMSQVVDTVVKVFAKPPPRPAPQVFPPLQVPQDRFANVNGGDNPNFHTANQRLQCFGDVIIPSPLDTFGGMPMPGANDQTEALPLVVRKSSSDHQSTSMPNHGSHHHHHHHPSLHPSPLSATVGFSPPSFRHPFPIPLMGYPFQSPLGTPSGAYSGKDRSSPESLDLSRETTSLRTKMSSNHLNHHRSCSPPSHPGSTAEGLSLSLIKSECGDLQDMSDISPYSGSTISFKKKFFQIQEGLSPNHLKKAKLMFFYARYPSSNMLKMFFSDVKFNRCITSQLIKWFSNFREFYYIQMEKFARQSINDGVTGAEDMCVSRDCELYRALNMHYNKANDFEVPDRFLEVAQITLREFFNAIVAGKDVDPSWKKAIYKVICKLDSEVPEIFKSPNCLQELLHE from the exons ATGCCTGACCATGAGAGCACAGCCCTCTTAAGCAGACAAACCAAGAGAAGAAGAGTCGACATTGGAGTGAAAAGGACCTTAGGGACGGCGTCCTTGGATTTCACCCGAGCGAAAGCCAGCATATTCAGTGCCATGAATCCCCATGGACCCGAACAGGAAGTGGAGTGTTCGGTGGTGCAGCACGCGGACGGGGAGAAGTCCAACGTGCTCCGCAAGCTGCTGAAGAGGGCCAACTCGTACGAGGACGCCATGATCCCCTTCCCCGGAGCCACCATCATCTCCCAGCTGCTGAAAAGCAACGTGGCCAAAAACGGCGGCAGTGACGCCGGCTTCCCGGGAAGCGGTCTCTCCAGCGCGGGCTCCGAGATCCACCAGGAGGACGCCTGCAGCAACTCGTCACGCGAGTCTCCACGTGAGTCCCTCTCGCCCTTTGGCAGACCCTCTGTCAGCCAGTTTGACTCGGAGAGGCTCAGCGACGAGCACCTGCGGGCCAAGCGCGCCCGGGTGGAGAACATCATCCGCGGCATGAGCCACTCCCCCAGCGTGGCCGCGCGGGGCGCCGGGGGCCCGGAGGGGGACCGCGACGGGCCGTCACAGCAGCTCCCGCCCAGCCCGCGTGAGAGCTACTACCGGGAGAACAAGCGCAAGCAGAGGCttccccagcagcagcagcagagcttCCAGCAGCTCGTGGTCACGGCCCGCAAGGAGCAGAAGCACGAAGAGAGGCGGCAGTTGAAGCTCCAGCTGGAGGACATGCAGAAGCAGCTGCGGCAGCTGCAGGAGAAGTTCTACCAGGTCTACGACAGCACTGACTCGGAGAACGACGAGGACGGCGACCTGTCGGAGGACAGCTTGCGCTCGGACGGCGGCGACCGCCGGCGGCGGCGGCAGGACCCGTCAACGGCCGACCGCGACCGCTCCGACAACGAGATGTCCGACCTGGACCCGGCGCGGTTCCTGGACCGGGCGCGCACCCTGCTCCACGAGCAGGCCCTCAtggcggagggggagggagacaaGCCGAAGCGCGAGGGCCCCCGCGGGAAGGGCCAGGGGCCGCCCCCGTCCATGCACGCCGAGGGCAAGCAGCTGGCTGAGACCCTGAAGCAGGAGCTGAACACGGCCATGTCCCAGGTGGTGGACACCGTGGTCAAGGTGTTCGCCAAGCCCCCACCGCGCCCGGCCCCTCAGGTCTTCCCGCCGCTCCAGGTGCCCCAGGACCGCTTCGCCAACGTCAATGGCGGGGATAACCCCAACTTCCACACCGCCAACCAACGGCTGCAGTGCTTCGGAGACGTCATCATTCCTAGCCCGCTGGACACCTTCGGCGGCATGCCGATGCCCGGCGCCAATGACCAGACGGAAGCTCTGCCCCTGGTGGTCAGAAAGAGCTCTTCGGATCACCAGTCCACATCAATGCCCAACCACGGGagccatcaccaccaccaccaccacccctccctgcacCCCTCTCCGCTGTCTGCCACGGTGGGCTTTAGCCCTCCCTCTTTTCGACACCCCTTCCCCATCCCCCTCATGGGCTACCCCTTTCAGAGTCCATTAGGCACCCCCTCGGGTGCCTACTCGGGCAAAGACAGGTCCTCCCCCGAGTCTCTGGACCTGTCCCGGGAGACCACCAGCCTACGGACCAAGATGTCGTCCAATCACCTGAACCACCATCGCTCCTGctcccccccctcacaccctgGCAGCACGGCCGAGGGGCTGTCCTTATCCTTAATCAAATCCGAGTGTGGGGACCTTCAGGACATGTCTGACATCTCGCCATATTCAGGAAGTACAatatcctttaaaaaaaa ATTTTTCCAAATTCAGGAAGGACTTTCACCCAATCATTTAAAGAAGGCTAAGCTGATGTTCTTCTACGCAAGATACCCCAGTTCCAACATGCTGAAAATGTTCTTCTCTGATGTGAAG ttcAACAGGTGCATCACGTCCCAGCTGATCAAGTGGTTCAGCAACTTCCGTGAGTTCTACTACATCCAGATGGAGAAGTTTGCCCGGCAGTCCATCAACGACGGCGTGACCGGGGCTGAGGACATGTGCGTCAGCAGGGACTGCGAGCTGTACCGTGCCCTCAACATGCATTACAACAAGGCCAATGACTTTGAG